In the genome of Pyrobaculum islandicum DSM 4184, the window TCCCCCGCTGGGTAGGCCTCGGCATGTATATACGCCACTTCTTTTAATTTTAGAGCGCCCTCCATAGCCACTGGCAACGCCGCGCCTCTGCCTAGATAATAAGCGCTTGGCTTATTCTTAAGTCTCTTTGCTAGGTCTTTTGCCGCGCCTGCTGTATTTTCTAGTGTTTTTCTCACAAGGTCGGGCAGCGCCTTTATCTCCCGCTCCATGGGGGCTGTATCGTAGCCTAGTGTTTTTAACGCTGCTACATAAAGCGCCGAGAGGGTGGCTACTTGTGTGGTAAAGGTCTTTGTGGCGGCTACGCCTATCTCTGGGCCGGCACGTGTGTAGATAACCGCGTCGCTTTCTCTAGATATTGTACTACCGACGACGTTTGTCACAGCTAGAACTCTGACGCCTTTTTCCCTCATCGTTCTCACCGCTTTTATTGTGTCTATAGTTTCGCCTGATTGTGAAATTGCGACTGCCACATCGCCTTTGTCAAAAAGCTGTTCATATGTGGCGTATTCAGAAGCTACTATTGGAACTGGAGTCACTTTTATACGTAGTAGCAATTGTAGGAAGGCGAGGCCGGCGTGAAGTGACGAGCCGGCGCCGACTATGTAGACATTTCTGGCAGAGAGCAAAGTGTTTGCGGCAGTTTCTAACAAAGGCCACTCAAGCCCTGCGACAGTCGTGGCCAAAGACTCGGGCTGTTCATATATCTCTTTTAACATAAAGTGTGGATAGCCGCCTTTTGTAGCCATTTCTGCACTCCAGGGGATCTCCTCTATGCGGCTGGATACGTCTTGTGACACTCCGTCTGCTTCAATATACACCTGGGTGGGGGTTATGTAGCCGTACTCCCCATCTCTTACCGCTATGACTCTTCTCGTGTAGTCGAGGACTGTTGGTATATCGCTGGCAATTATATTAAAGCCGTCGCCGACGCCAATTATAAGGGGAGATAGATTTCTGGCGAAGTATATTACCTTTGGATTTTCCGCATCTATCAAAGCCACGGCGTAGGCCCCCCTTATTTTTGAAATAGCTTTTTTAAAGGCTGTAAAGGTGTCTACGCCTTGTCTCTTATACTCCTCGACGAGGTGTGCAATAACCTCGGTGTCCGTTTCAGAACGGAATACGTGCCCCTTGGCCAAGAGCTCCTCCTTTAATTCGGCGTAGTTTTCTATAATGCCGTTGTGAACTACAGCAATTATGCCGCCGCAGTCTATATGGGGGTGGGCGTTAGATTGGTCAGGCTTTCCATGGGTAGCCCAGCGGGTATGCGCCACACCGGCTGTGCCTTGTATAGAGTCAAAGTTGTACCGCGCGGCCACCTCTGCGACTTTTCCCGCGTCTTTCCTAACTATTAACAGCCCTCTGTCTACTACGGCGATGCCGGCTGAGTCGTATCCCCTGTATTCAAGCCTTTCTAAAGCTCTTCTCAATATTTCGCCTAAGTTTCTCCTAGGCCTCTCGGCAAATACTATACCAAAAATACCACACATAGGCTTAGTCTATTTATTGTTACATTTAATAGTTTTTCATAGACATCGGCCTTAGACAATTTATCGTCGTCTAGCTCGGCTTTGGGCAGGGCTGTAGTAATGGACGCTTAGGGCTATAGACTCAGTGCCGCTGAAGGGCGCTCATCTCTCGCCTGAACCTCTACTCATCACCTCTATAGCTCTACAAGGCACGTTTATATTGTTGCAACTGCCAAGTACATAAACAACGCTGGGTTTTAGAAGCTGTATGAGTTGTCGTAGAGGCCTATGTCTGTCGTATATTGGGGCTTTGATGTGGGCTCCTGCTGCGTATTTATGCCCGCCTCCTCCCATACGTGTTGCAACTTCTGTACAATCGTATGGGCTATCTCTATGCGCGCCGCAGTATAGCCTGTAGACTCTCCAACCTCGTCTAACTAGTATATTTACAAATTTTACGCCCTTTTTCTCAAGCTCTATCGTGAGTAGACGGTAGGATATGCCTAAGCGTATGGGGCTGTATATAAATAGGGTCTCCTCTGCCGGCAGTTTTGTAGCTATTTCTTGGATTTGTCTATTCCTCTCTAAACCTCTCTGGGCAAGCGATTTCAAAGGCTCCTCTTCTAATGCAACAAGTCCAGCTTTTGCAAGTTTTTCTACCGCGGCCAACTTCTCTCTTCTGTCGGCGTATCTAATCGCGAGATCTAGAAGCCTCACTCTGGGGTCTGTTATATTGGCTGTATCTGTTTGTATAGCGGCGTCTACCAACTGCTTAGCCGCCTCGTCGTTTTCTAAGCCAAGTGCTTTAGCTGCCAATAGCGCTGATGCGGGGGCCTCTGGGTCGTAAAACTCCACTTCTGCACAGGGCTTGTTAGTCTTGTGGTGATCTGCCCTCACTCTTACTCTGCCTGGACAGGGGAGGTCTGCCACAAAATCCCACCTCGTTAGTCTAATCCACCATTTTTTTACGTCGGCTGGCCCCGCCAGTACGACCGCCCCCCGTGGATTAGCTCTTTTAAAAAGAGCTGCAGACGCTATCCCGTCTACATCTCCCACGTCACACAACGCGAGAGGTCTGCCAGTTAGTTTAGCTATGATTACAGTAAGGAGCATACGCCGCCGTTAGATATATATTTATTTAATTTTATCTACAGCGTTGAGGCTGGGGTTCTTGGGGAGGAGGAGTCTCTTTGAAGTCGTAAGGAGGGTATCGTTTAACATAGCTCTTTTTGAGCGGGGGGATATAACTATTGTCGATGCTAAACTTAGAGAAGGGGGAGATATCGTATTACATTGCGACAGCTATCGTTGTGTTGCACAAGAGTTGTTTACTCTCTTGCCTAAACTACTTGGAGGTGGAAAGGTGGGGGTGGACCTCGGCACGTCTAGAAACGGCATGGCTTATGTATGGAGAGGAGAGCCTATTCTCCACGCCGTATTAGACTGGAAGACTGTAGAAGAGATTTTAAGAAATATTGGGCCTCTCCAGATTTACATAGGCTCTTCTCCTTACGTCGACGTTAAAAAAGCGGCTACGCTTGTCGGATGCCGCGAAGTGCGGCTTGTGGACGAGCTAGCCGCAGGTTGGACAAGAAGGTGGCTTAAGGCAAAATATCCAGAGTTGGAGGAAGACGAAATAGATGCGCTAGCGTTTACATATCACGACGGAGTGGCTGTATCTCTATGTTGACAACTCACCACTAAAGTCCCCCGCTTGCGCCCTTCACCGACGGCCTGGCTGTCACTGGCACGAGGCCGGCGCTCTTCGAAGAGTCTCCGAATTGTAGCGTCTATATCTAAGCCTTCACAACTCTGCTAAATACAATCCGCCGGGGTAAAGCCCGCCCTAAAGGGCGAGGCTTGTCGCAGTTGTCACTACATAAGTTTCAACATTTTCATAATGTATATCTCAAGGGAAAAAGTTTCGCAAAGACTCCCCAATCTCTTTTATAAGCCCTGTTTTCGGCCAAGGGAGATTGCGGTGGGCGTGTATTTCTCGTCCTTTGTTTTAACTTCTGGCTCTACACAACTCTACAGAGGCCGGGGTTATAACTCCGCTGTTTCTAAACTAGCAGACATAGCCTTAGGTGTTAACCCCGGCGAGGGGTTTTCGTAGCGAAAATCTGCGTGCGTGGGCAGATCGCCTCTCGCATGTTCAAAGGCTGTAATCTATCGATAGGTGTAAGACTAGTATTATCTAGGAAACTTTAATAAGCCGGATATGTCTTTTGTCAGTGTTTGTTGTGAAATGCGATTCATGTGGATTTATACTATATAAGGGGCCGGAGCCTAAGACTGTAGAAGCTGTCTATAAAATGTGGGGTGGAGTCTGCCCCAAGTGTCTCTCGCCGCTGGAGAGGAAGCCGATAAAAATAGCCATAGGCTTAAAGAGAGCGGCACGTTAAAGATATATTAGGGGCCGTTCCGTCCGTCATGGACAGGAAAGGGAAACTTCTACTTGCCGTGCCAGCCCTATTGGCGGCGTTTGCCATCGCTCTCTACGCCAGGATGTATAGGGTGTTTCTCTGGGGGTGGTGGCTGGACGAGTTTGACCCCTACATAAGGTACTACCTGGCCAAGTACACTCTTGAGCATGGCGTTGGGTGGTGGTGGGGCGGTGCGCAGTTTACCCAGTTCTGGCACCCCTACGGCGTAGACTGGGGCAGAGTACTCCTCCCGGGCACCTCCCTCTACGGCCTCTTTGTCTACGCCCTCCTACGCCCCTTCGGGGTAGATCTGTGGCACGCCGTCATAGCGGCTCCGGCGATAATGAACTCTCTGGCTGTCTTTTCCATGTTCTACCTGGGGTATAGGGTTGGGAGCGAGTTGGGTATACCAAACGGCGGGGTTAGAGTTGGCCTAGCCGCCGCGTTGCTCACTGCCATAGCGCCGGCCTTCGTCGAACGCGGCTTTGCCGCTTGGTTCGACGACGAGCCGATAAGTCTCTTCCTAATCCCCCTGGGCCTTGCCCTGTTGATAGACGGCCTTAGGAGGCCGTGGACTGGGGCTCTGGCAGGCGCCGCGTTGGGCTACGTGGTGTGGACGTGGGGCGGGCACTTCTACGTCTGGAACTTAGTCGGCCTATACGCCATGGTCCTCCCCGCCTACTACTACCTAAAGCTCGCCCTGGCGAAGCCGGGGAAGAAGAGCAGACCCCCGGAGCTCCCCTTCGACGCGAGGAACTTCTTCCTGTCCTACCTCCTATTCTACGTGGTATACGCGGCCTTTGTGGCGGCTATACCTAGATACGGCGTACACACGGTGGCGAGCGCCTTCAACATCCTGCCGACTTTCGGCCTCGCCTCGGCAGCGTTGACGTGGGCGCTTGGCTTAAAGCTCGGCGCCGCCAAAACCGCTGAGTTACTGAGGCGCTACATATGGGCTGTCGCAGGCGTGGTGGCCGTCGGCGTGGCGGTGTTCGCAGCGGCTATCGCGGCTGGGCTCATCGGCGGGAAGTTCCTCGCCACCCTTCTGCCCTTCGGCAGATCGGCGATCGTGGCCAGCGTCGCGGAACACTCGACAACTCAGTTTATACAGATCTTGAGTAGGTACGGCCCCATAATCCCGTTCATAGTTGCCTCTCTGCCGTATCTCTTCACGCCCAGCGGCCTGCTGGCGCTGTCTTACCTAGTTACTGCTGGCTACTCCGCCGCCACCATGGTCCGCCTCCTCGTGCTTCTAGCGCCTGCCGCGTTGCTCGCAACGGCCGTAGGCATGGTTAAGCTCGTCGACAACAGGAGGTTTGGCCACATCGTAATGGCGGCGGCCGTGGTCTCCACTGTGATGCTGTTCTCCGCCGTAATGCCAACCGTCTCGCAAGGCCAGGGCTTTGTTCAAGGCCTCGCTAGGCAACCTACCCAGATCGCCACCTCCGCTGTGGGAGTGGTGAGCGACGACTTCGTAGACGCCTTGATGTGGCTTAAGACCCGTCTGCCGCCTTACGAGCCCGTGGCGTCGTGGTGGGACTACGGCTACTGGATATCTGTCGTCGGGAACAAGACAAGCCTCGCCGACAACTCGACGATAAACGCGACACAGATAGGCAAGATAGGCCTCGCATTTATGGCGCCGCCTCAGATAGGCGCCGCCATATTTACGAGGCAGTTCGGCACCAAGTATGTCCTCGCCATCATGCCCTACGCCATATACCCTGTCACCTTGTCCACAGGCCAGCAAGTGCCTCTCCTCGTACACGAGTATCCGCCGGGCGGCGACTTCTTAAAGTCCTACTGGATGACGAAGATAGCTCTGGAGAACGTGGGCTACGCCGCGGATGTGTTAAAGGCGCGCGGCATGAGCCCCGAGGACTACATATACACGAGGGTGATGTCTTTCCCAGGTCCTCCGCCTAACACGGCGTACGCCTACTTCACCATCGGGGGTAGCTACTACCCCGTCCCGCTGGATTTAAACAGGACGTTGTACGCCATGCTCTTCTCCAAGGAAAGGTTCTTCCCCATATATGGCAACTACAGCCAGTTCCTCCCCTGGATCTTCGAGGGCGTGGAGCAACCAGGCGGGGGCTTCACGTCATTTAGATCTCTGAGGCTCGTCGGCGGCAACGTCTATCTGCCGACCGACATAACGCCGCAGCTCCAGAGCTTGGGGGCCTACGTGATCAAGGGCTGGGACCGCGGCGGGGTAGACGTCGTCGTTGACCCATTGACGAACACCACCCAGAGGATCCCCCTGGTTACGGCCGACCCGCGGCCTCTGAGGCTTGTATACGTCTCCAAGCCCTACGGCTGGGTGGTGGTGTACGAGGTGGAGGGGAGTTAAGGCCCTCCGAGGAGGTCTTTCAGAATTCTCTCCTTTGTCTCCTCTCTGACGGGAAGTGCGCCCGTCGACAGCTTCTGTAGGATTCTATACCTCTGGTATTTATCCTCTGGGGAGTACTTCGGCGGATGTGGCACCTTGACGGGGCCTCCGCACCTGGGGCACTTCTCCTTAGACAGCGTGTAGGCCCCACATTTTGTGCAACGCCTCAGGAGTGACCTCATTCTAGGCGCTGCACCGTGGCTATTACTTTGTGCTTCTTCTGTAGCGTCTGTAGTATGTTTGCCAGCTCTGTGAAGGCGGCCTCCACCTGCTTAGGCGCCTGGCCTACAAGGTCTATGCGGTACCTCGGGGGCCCCACCACGTATATCTTCACAGAAACGCTGGGGTATTTCTCATGTAGGGTTTTCGCCAGCTCCGCTAGGGCGGCTTTTATCCTCTCCGCCCCGTCGCCCTCGACGCTGACGGCCTTTATTATGCCGGATATCTTGGTGGGGGGTATCTCCACCTGTTGTCTCGCAAGCTCCACAATCTGCTCCTTGAGCTGGGGGTCTAGCTCCAGGTCATCTAGGACGTGGGGGCCGGTTTTCACGACCTCTTC includes:
- a CDS encoding STT3 domain-containing protein, whose amino-acid sequence is MDRKGKLLLAVPALLAAFAIALYARMYRVFLWGWWLDEFDPYIRYYLAKYTLEHGVGWWWGGAQFTQFWHPYGVDWGRVLLPGTSLYGLFVYALLRPFGVDLWHAVIAAPAIMNSLAVFSMFYLGYRVGSELGIPNGGVRVGLAAALLTAIAPAFVERGFAAWFDDEPISLFLIPLGLALLIDGLRRPWTGALAGAALGYVVWTWGGHFYVWNLVGLYAMVLPAYYYLKLALAKPGKKSRPPELPFDARNFFLSYLLFYVVYAAFVAAIPRYGVHTVASAFNILPTFGLASAALTWALGLKLGAAKTAELLRRYIWAVAGVVAVGVAVFAAAIAAGLIGGKFLATLLPFGRSAIVASVAEHSTTQFIQILSRYGPIIPFIVASLPYLFTPSGLLALSYLVTAGYSAATMVRLLVLLAPAALLATAVGMVKLVDNRRFGHIVMAAAVVSTVMLFSAVMPTVSQGQGFVQGLARQPTQIATSAVGVVSDDFVDALMWLKTRLPPYEPVASWWDYGYWISVVGNKTSLADNSTINATQIGKIGLAFMAPPQIGAAIFTRQFGTKYVLAIMPYAIYPVTLSTGQQVPLLVHEYPPGGDFLKSYWMTKIALENVGYAADVLKARGMSPEDYIYTRVMSFPGPPPNTAYAYFTIGGSYYPVPLDLNRTLYAMLFSKERFFPIYGNYSQFLPWIFEGVEQPGGGFTSFRSLRLVGGNVYLPTDITPQLQSLGAYVIKGWDRGGVDVVVDPLTNTTQRIPLVTADPRPLRLVYVSKPYGWVVVYEVEGS
- a CDS encoding RNA-protein complex protein Nop10 translates to MRSLLRRCTKCGAYTLSKEKCPRCGGPVKVPHPPKYSPEDKYQRYRILQKLSTGALPVREETKERILKDLLGGP
- the glmS gene encoding glutamine--fructose-6-phosphate transaminase (isomerizing), translating into MCGIFGIVFAERPRRNLGEILRRALERLEYRGYDSAGIAVVDRGLLIVRKDAGKVAEVAARYNFDSIQGTAGVAHTRWATHGKPDQSNAHPHIDCGGIIAVVHNGIIENYAELKEELLAKGHVFRSETDTEVIAHLVEEYKRQGVDTFTAFKKAISKIRGAYAVALIDAENPKVIYFARNLSPLIIGVGDGFNIIASDIPTVLDYTRRVIAVRDGEYGYITPTQVYIEADGVSQDVSSRIEEIPWSAEMATKGGYPHFMLKEIYEQPESLATTVAGLEWPLLETAANTLLSARNVYIVGAGSSLHAGLAFLQLLLRIKVTPVPIVASEYATYEQLFDKGDVAVAISQSGETIDTIKAVRTMREKGVRVLAVTNVVGSTISRESDAVIYTRAGPEIGVAATKTFTTQVATLSALYVAALKTLGYDTAPMEREIKALPDLVRKTLENTAGAAKDLAKRLKNKPSAYYLGRGAALPVAMEGALKLKEVAYIHAEAYPAGESKHGPIALVEEGFPVLFVFSDPNTREKTLSNVAEMKARGAYTIGTVPMKSDIAKRLDYAIEVPELGELTAPILHIVPLQLLAYFTAVEKGYDPDKPRNLAKTVTVE